One region of Intestinimonas massiliensis (ex Afouda et al. 2020) genomic DNA includes:
- a CDS encoding helix-turn-helix domain-containing protein: MGAPRVTPAEIVEMHRLYAKLGNYAAVGREMGRSGTTVAKYIKLKDTPQIIKHTFVEVVREGDKRK; this comes from the coding sequence ATGGGTGCGCCGCGTGTAACCCCGGCGGAAATCGTTGAAATGCACCGCCTGTATGCCAAACTCGGCAACTATGCGGCGGTGGGCCGTGAAATGGGGCGAAGCGGGACAACGGTTGCAAAGTACATCAAATTGAAAGATACACCCCAAATTATTAAGCACACCTTTGTTGAGGTCGTGCGGGAAGGAGATAAGAGAAAATGA
- a CDS encoding recombinase family protein, with protein sequence MRVGYVRCSTIEQNEARQLKMMEEQKAEKLFIDKASGKNTDRKAFKEMMAFVRAGDMVIVESISRIARNTRDLLSIVSELTEKQVEFVSLKESIDTTTPQGRFMLTVFGALAELERENILERQREGIEIAKSEGKYKGRKPLEVDETQFKDACKRWRAGEITATAAMQEVGLKPNTFYRRVKEMGL encoded by the coding sequence ATGCGGGTCGGTTATGTACGGTGTTCCACCATCGAACAGAACGAGGCGCGGCAACTGAAAATGATGGAGGAACAAAAGGCCGAAAAACTATTCATCGACAAGGCCAGCGGCAAGAATACAGACCGCAAGGCGTTCAAAGAAATGATGGCTTTTGTCCGCGCTGGGGACATGGTAATTGTGGAAAGCATTTCCCGTATCGCCCGCAACACCCGCGACCTTCTCTCCATCGTGTCGGAACTGACGGAGAAACAGGTGGAGTTTGTCAGTCTGAAAGAGAGTATCGACACCACCACCCCGCAGGGCCGTTTCATGCTGACGGTGTTCGGCGCTCTGGCGGAGCTGGAACGGGAGAACATCTTGGAGCGGCAACGGGAGGGCATAGAGATTGCAAAGAGCGAGGGCAAGTATAAGGGCCGCAAGCCCTTGGAGGTGGACGAAACCCAATTCAAAGACGCTTGCAAGCGGTGGAGGGCCGGGGAGATAACGGCCACCGCCGCCATGCAGGAGGTTGGCTTGAAGCCGAATACCTTTTACAGAAGGGTCAAAGAAATGGGCCTGTAA
- a CDS encoding recombinase family protein, giving the protein MENRVYCLYRVSTDKQVDHDDKNQADIPMQRKACHRFCEEKGWTIIHEEQEDGVSGHKVRAENRDKVQIIKEHAKQSKFDILLVFMFDRIGRIADETPFVVEWFVKNGIRVWSTQEGEQRFDNHTDKLTNYIRFWQADGESEKTSIRTRTRLGQMVEDGHYKGGNAPYGYDLVKSGRINKRKHEVFDLAVNEAEAAVVRIIFAKYVHEGYGAQRIASYLNNQGYRARTGKKWHHASIRGIICNLTYTGVLRSGDSRSPVQPHLQIIPPELFEAAQKIRTARANSAEQERTVPLNTRGSALLAGNVFCGHCGSRLSLTTSGKAYPCKEDPNRVVKRVRYVCYGKTRKQTDCDGQTGYTAHILDGIIDKLVRQIFERMKAIPKSDIVNIRYREKMEERKSLLHSVRAEYTKAAADLETLKGEVIKTIRGESTFSKELLSSLIAEAEAKCQELQENMETAQAAYDEGKTVLASLNAQYDDIISWAEMYDTASMEAKK; this is encoded by the coding sequence ATGGAAAATCGGGTTTATTGTTTATACAGGGTTTCCACCGACAAGCAGGTGGATCACGACGATAAAAACCAGGCGGACATTCCCATGCAGCGTAAAGCCTGCCACCGCTTCTGCGAGGAAAAGGGCTGGACGATTATCCACGAGGAACAGGAGGACGGCGTTTCCGGCCACAAGGTACGGGCGGAAAACCGGGACAAGGTGCAGATTATCAAGGAACACGCCAAGCAGAGCAAGTTTGACATTCTGCTTGTGTTCATGTTTGACCGCATCGGGCGGATCGCGGACGAAACCCCCTTTGTGGTGGAGTGGTTCGTCAAAAACGGCATCCGGGTATGGAGCACCCAGGAGGGGGAGCAGCGGTTTGACAATCACACCGACAAGCTCACCAATTACATCCGCTTTTGGCAAGCGGACGGGGAAAGCGAAAAAACCTCGATCCGCACCCGGACAAGACTGGGCCAGATGGTGGAGGATGGGCATTACAAGGGCGGTAACGCCCCCTATGGCTACGACCTCGTAAAGAGCGGGCGGATCAACAAGCGCAAGCACGAGGTTTTCGATTTGGCCGTCAACGAGGCCGAGGCCGCTGTGGTGCGGATTATCTTTGCCAAATACGTGCATGAGGGCTACGGGGCCCAGCGGATCGCCTCCTACCTGAATAATCAGGGCTACCGGGCCAGGACGGGCAAGAAGTGGCACCACGCCAGCATCCGGGGTATCATTTGCAATCTCACCTATACCGGCGTACTTCGCAGCGGCGATAGCCGTTCCCCCGTCCAGCCCCATTTGCAGATTATCCCGCCTGAACTGTTTGAGGCCGCCCAAAAGATACGCACCGCCCGCGCCAACTCCGCCGAACAGGAGCGCACCGTCCCCCTGAACACCAGGGGCAGCGCCCTGCTGGCCGGAAATGTTTTCTGTGGGCATTGTGGCTCCCGGCTGTCCCTGACCACCAGCGGCAAGGCTTATCCCTGCAAGGAAGATCCCAATCGGGTGGTGAAGCGTGTGCGGTATGTCTGCTACGGGAAAACCCGCAAGCAGACGGATTGTGACGGACAGACGGGCTACACGGCCCATATCCTTGACGGGATCATTGATAAGCTGGTGCGCCAGATCTTTGAGCGCATGAAAGCAATCCCCAAAAGCGATATAGTCAATATCCGCTACCGGGAAAAGATGGAGGAACGGAAAAGCCTGCTCCATAGCGTGCGGGCGGAATATACCAAGGCCGCTGCTGACCTTGAAACGCTGAAAGGCGAGGTTATCAAGACTATCCGTGGGGAGAGCACCTTTTCCAAGGAGCTGTTAAGCTCTCTGATTGCCGAGGCCGAGGCCAAATGCCAAGAGCTTCAAGAGAACATGGAAACGGCACAGGCGGCTTATGACGAGGGGAAAACGGTGCTTGCTTCGCTGAACGCCCAATATGACGATATAATCTCATGGGCGGAAATGTACGACACGGCCAGTATGGAGGCAAAAAAATGA
- a CDS encoding IS1182 family transposase, with protein sequence MQLKLHMVTIEDLVPEGHFLRKLEATLDLSFVREETAHLYSPRYGRPPIDPVMLVKYLLVGYLYGIPSERQIEQRIQTDVALRWYLGLDLFDRVPDHSTISQLRRRKPSFRKVFRRLFEEVVRQCIEKGLVSGRLAATDSTHVKANASRASEHLVEMLEEPGAYWERLDSYEEEGLQALEKRTGHRRKKRTKQIKRDSRRSHKRVSRTDPEAGHMKRPGKPEGQYYLSHQTLDTDHGVILGVTVTPGDVHDSVPYLDHLEQIHRNVFPIQAATADAAYDFPLAHRVLEEQGISFYVRPQPFADRTKVEFKRDAFSYDAENDVYQCPNGKELRVKGLYRSASGVYWEYWADRGDCRSCPCREKCLSENDQRGARRLLDTYFRPTVRRHLARQNEPDDLDALRKRQIWCEGTFAAQKWGHNLTRVLRRGLEAAEDHCLLSATALNLKRMIKYMG encoded by the coding sequence ATGCAACTAAAACTGCACATGGTAACGATAGAAGATCTGGTCCCGGAGGGACACTTTCTGCGAAAACTGGAAGCCACGCTGGACTTGTCCTTCGTGCGTGAAGAAACAGCCCATCTGTACAGCCCCAGGTATGGCCGCCCGCCCATCGACCCAGTGATGTTGGTGAAGTATCTGCTGGTAGGATACCTGTACGGGATTCCATCGGAACGGCAGATCGAACAGCGTATCCAGACAGATGTGGCCCTGCGGTGGTATCTGGGCCTGGATCTGTTTGACCGGGTACCGGACCACAGCACCATCTCACAGCTTCGTCGCCGCAAGCCTTCTTTCCGCAAGGTTTTCCGCCGGCTGTTTGAGGAAGTGGTGCGTCAGTGCATCGAGAAAGGTCTGGTCAGCGGGCGGCTGGCAGCCACTGACTCCACCCATGTAAAGGCCAATGCCTCCCGGGCGTCGGAGCATCTGGTGGAAATGCTGGAGGAACCGGGCGCATACTGGGAACGGCTGGACAGCTACGAGGAAGAAGGACTGCAGGCACTGGAGAAACGGACTGGACACCGCCGGAAGAAGCGGACAAAGCAGATCAAGCGGGATAGCCGCCGCAGCCACAAGCGGGTGAGCCGAACGGATCCGGAGGCAGGGCATATGAAACGGCCGGGGAAACCGGAGGGCCAATATTACCTGAGCCACCAGACCTTGGACACGGACCACGGTGTGATCCTGGGCGTGACAGTAACACCGGGTGATGTGCATGATTCCGTGCCATACCTGGACCACCTGGAGCAGATCCATCGAAATGTCTTCCCCATTCAGGCAGCCACAGCGGACGCCGCTTACGATTTCCCTCTGGCTCACCGTGTGCTGGAGGAGCAGGGAATCTCTTTTTATGTCAGGCCGCAGCCTTTTGCCGATCGGACCAAGGTGGAATTCAAGCGGGATGCCTTTTCTTATGATGCGGAGAACGATGTTTATCAATGCCCCAATGGGAAAGAACTTCGCGTGAAGGGGCTGTACCGCAGCGCCAGCGGTGTGTACTGGGAGTATTGGGCAGACCGCGGAGACTGCCGGAGCTGTCCTTGCCGGGAGAAATGTTTGAGCGAAAATGATCAGCGCGGTGCGCGAAGGCTGCTGGACACCTACTTCCGTCCCACGGTTCGACGGCATCTCGCCCGGCAAAACGAGCCGGACGATCTGGATGCGCTGCGCAAGCGGCAGATCTGGTGCGAGGGCACGTTTGCCGCTCAGAAGTGGGGGCATAACTTAACACGCGTCTTGCGGCGGGGTTTAGAGGCAGCGGAAGACCACTGTCTCCTTTCAGCCACGGCCTTAAACCTAAAAAGGATGATAAAGTACATGGGATGA
- a CDS encoding tape measure protein, which produces MATIKTAIQIYDGMTRPLQAMSRGMNTLINAMENAQGTFDRGFDSTVLQQVREDIAEATVGFDRMEQNIRQSDHAQDQFNDSIRAGSSAADGLWNKLKGIAATVGGIAGLNKVLGVSDQLTSTNARLNNAMVNFDDGGSLEELQAKVMASAQRSRSYYMDTAAAVAKLGMNARDAFTNMDEVIAFSELVNKSFVIGGAGAQEQSAAMLQLTQAMASGVLRGEELNSIFETAPGIIQSIAKYLDVPIGQIRTMASEGQITANIVKNAMFEAAGDIERTFSNMPKTWGQIWTGMKNKALQVLQPLLNGINWLANNISIIGPAVLGLAGAFAVFQIAAHWTQIAAAATAIYHGVVNFLSIGFGVLTGNTAAASAAVFTFNSALLANPIVWVIMLIMALIGALYAGVAAYNKFTGAGVSATGIIGGAFAVLGAFLINSFIVPLQNGFAMIANFLGNVFNNPIAAVKVAFYDMCLTVIGYITKLAHAIENLLNKIPGVTVDITSGLDSFYAGLEQAQQKVKDEAGWVEYVQKMDFIDYSEAASAGYDFGKGIADKISGAFNLGGVEAFNLGNTLDGIYGNTGDTAGNTAAMSDALDITEEDLSYLRDIAEREAINRFTTAEIKVEQNNTNYIDKETDLDGIMDAWANDFAEKLDVSEEGVHE; this is translated from the coding sequence ATGGCAACCATTAAAACTGCAATTCAAATCTATGACGGCATGACCCGCCCCCTTCAGGCAATGAGCCGGGGCATGAATACCCTGATTAACGCTATGGAAAATGCCCAAGGAACCTTTGACCGTGGATTTGATTCCACTGTTCTTCAGCAGGTCAGAGAAGATATAGCGGAAGCAACCGTTGGATTTGATCGGATGGAACAGAATATCAGGCAATCGGATCACGCCCAAGACCAGTTTAACGATTCCATTCGGGCCGGTTCTTCCGCCGCTGATGGCCTTTGGAACAAGCTGAAGGGAATTGCGGCCACCGTGGGTGGTATTGCTGGACTGAATAAGGTGCTTGGGGTTTCTGACCAGCTTACAAGCACCAATGCCCGGTTGAACAATGCCATGGTGAATTTTGATGATGGCGGGAGCCTTGAAGAACTGCAAGCAAAGGTAATGGCTTCGGCACAGCGTTCCCGTTCTTATTACATGGACACCGCCGCCGCTGTTGCCAAGTTGGGCATGAACGCAAGGGACGCATTCACCAACATGGATGAAGTAATTGCTTTTTCCGAATTGGTGAACAAGTCTTTTGTTATCGGTGGTGCCGGTGCCCAAGAGCAATCCGCCGCAATGCTTCAGCTTACACAGGCAATGGCTTCCGGGGTTCTCCGTGGTGAAGAACTGAACAGCATTTTTGAAACTGCCCCCGGAATTATTCAGAGCATTGCAAAATACTTGGATGTTCCCATTGGTCAGATCAGAACAATGGCTTCTGAAGGGCAGATTACCGCCAATATTGTAAAGAACGCCATGTTTGAAGCGGCTGGTGATATTGAAAGAACCTTTTCAAATATGCCCAAAACTTGGGGACAGATTTGGACGGGCATGAAGAACAAGGCCCTTCAGGTGCTTCAGCCCCTTTTGAACGGAATCAACTGGCTTGCAAACAACATTTCTATCATTGGCCCCGCTGTTTTGGGTTTGGCCGGTGCCTTTGCGGTGTTCCAGATTGCCGCCCATTGGACGCAGATTGCGGCGGCGGCAACGGCTATTTATCATGGTGTGGTGAACTTCCTTTCCATCGGCTTTGGCGTTCTGACCGGCAACACAGCGGCGGCTTCTGCGGCGGTGTTCACCTTCAATTCTGCGCTGTTGGCCAACCCCATTGTTTGGGTGATAATGCTGATCATGGCGCTGATCGGTGCATTGTATGCCGGTGTAGCCGCTTATAACAAGTTCACCGGTGCTGGTGTTTCTGCAACCGGCATTATTGGCGGGGCCTTTGCTGTGTTGGGCGCTTTCCTGATCAACAGCTTCATTGTTCCCCTTCAGAATGGCTTTGCTATGATCGCCAACTTCCTTGGCAATGTGTTCAATAACCCCATTGCCGCTGTGAAGGTTGCTTTCTATGATATGTGCCTTACCGTGATTGGCTATATCACCAAATTGGCCCATGCCATTGAAAATTTGCTGAATAAGATCCCCGGCGTAACCGTGGACATTACAAGCGGCCTTGATAGCTTTTATGCAGGGTTGGAACAGGCCCAGCAAAAAGTTAAAGATGAAGCCGGTTGGGTTGAATATGTTCAGAAGATGGACTTCATTGATTATTCTGAAGCCGCTTCCGCTGGATATGATTTCGGCAAAGGAATTGCCGATAAAATTTCCGGGGCCTTTAATTTGGGCGGTGTTGAAGCCTTCAATCTTGGCAACACCCTTGATGGTATCTATGGCAACACCGGTGATACGGCGGGAAATACCGCCGCTATGAGTGATGCCCTTGACATTACTGAAGAAGATTTGTCCTATCTGCGTGATATTGCGGAACGGGAAGCAATCAACCGGTTCACCACCGCTGAAATCAAGGTTGAACAGAACAACACCAATTACATTGACAAGGAAACTGATCTGGATGGGATCATGGACGCTTGGGCCAATGACTTTGCGGAAAAACTGGATGTTTCTGAAGAAGGGGTGCATGAGTAA
- a CDS encoding DNA primase family protein gives MIDGICRANNKHPSEDEKNRVYFSPDEKISGYNGDLCARLKAGFLKLDIDDFDHRTGELDEPIKGNPRSEAVLAWLNSKGIRYNLMITEHGKHFYFRVPQNYPHETNKINWYSALGIKVEVKLGGGQSKEHIPFKVGGVLRKWAAGDMLNEAIDELPVELWPLQKSKNRPFDFTTLSDARNNGFSEYAFALAWKGYTIEQIQSTIQAINDFVLETGLRCSEIDTILREETLEKLRNIINQKEEKNLSPVAVANELLEQHHLIYLNGNLYAYQNGVYKPFGKDQINAYISKHYPFAKIRFRQEVAEQIKGAAYIDQAEESPMINVRNGMLEIADDGTITLHPHNPDIISFRQFHADYDPSAVCPVLDKALENAFSKSSEQIELFDQIMGYLMMNHTRYQKCFFWVGLPSSAKSTLSTMVRRFCGEENVSSVELEDLGNRFGLAGLVNKTLNIVPDIKKTKLFASGLFKALVGGDAVHVEQKYRESFDYVFTGKMIFGMNLFPDFSADFEGIERRLVILKFERVYKRTDPDYNPAIDDDLSTDEAMSALLNRAISGYKSLTQNKGFIETRKSKQQMAAFVSENDSVVAWVESLDDVGILEREPISGPEGLYKAYEIYCNASGERAKDQKDFTRIIKTRYGYESYIKRIEGKRMPMFRKKITVCLSF, from the coding sequence GTGATTGATGGTATTTGCAGAGCCAACAACAAACACCCTTCAGAGGATGAAAAGAACCGTGTGTATTTCAGCCCTGATGAAAAAATCAGCGGTTACAATGGTGATTTGTGTGCCCGTCTGAAAGCTGGTTTTCTGAAGTTGGATATTGATGATTTCGACCACCGTACCGGCGAACTGGACGAGCCTATCAAGGGAAATCCAAGAAGTGAAGCTGTATTGGCTTGGCTGAATTCTAAGGGCATTCGCTATAATCTGATGATTACGGAACATGGAAAGCACTTTTATTTCAGAGTTCCGCAAAATTACCCCCATGAAACCAATAAAATCAACTGGTATTCTGCATTGGGAATTAAAGTTGAAGTCAAATTGGGCGGTGGGCAATCCAAAGAACACATCCCATTCAAAGTGGGGGGCGTTCTCCGAAAGTGGGCCGCTGGTGATATGCTGAATGAAGCCATTGATGAATTGCCGGTTGAATTGTGGCCTTTGCAGAAGTCTAAAAACCGGCCATTTGATTTTACAACCCTATCGGATGCCCGGAACAATGGTTTTTCTGAATATGCGTTCGCTTTGGCTTGGAAAGGTTACACCATTGAACAAATTCAAAGCACAATTCAGGCTATCAATGATTTTGTGCTGGAAACCGGCCTTCGTTGTAGTGAAATTGATACCATTCTTCGGGAAGAAACCTTGGAGAAGTTGCGGAACATCATTAACCAGAAGGAAGAAAAGAACCTGTCCCCTGTGGCTGTTGCCAATGAACTTCTGGAACAGCACCATTTGATTTATCTGAATGGCAATCTTTATGCCTATCAAAATGGGGTATATAAGCCATTCGGCAAGGATCAAATCAACGCATATATCAGCAAGCACTATCCTTTCGCCAAAATCCGCTTTCGGCAAGAAGTGGCCGAACAAATCAAGGGAGCCGCTTACATTGACCAAGCGGAAGAAAGCCCCATGATCAATGTGAGAAATGGCATGTTGGAAATTGCGGATGATGGTACAATAACGCTTCACCCCCACAACCCTGATATTATCAGCTTCCGACAGTTTCATGCAGACTATGACCCTTCAGCGGTTTGCCCTGTGCTTGACAAAGCCCTTGAAAATGCGTTTAGCAAAAGTTCAGAACAGATTGAACTATTCGACCAGATCATGGGTTATCTTATGATGAACCACACACGGTATCAGAAGTGCTTCTTTTGGGTGGGGCTTCCATCTTCGGCTAAAAGTACGCTTTCTACGATGGTTCGCCGGTTCTGCGGGGAAGAAAATGTTTCTTCCGTGGAATTGGAAGATTTGGGGAATCGGTTCGGATTGGCTGGCCTTGTGAACAAAACACTGAACATTGTACCGGATATTAAGAAAACGAAATTGTTTGCTTCCGGTCTGTTTAAGGCCCTTGTGGGTGGCGATGCCGTTCATGTGGAACAAAAATACCGGGAATCGTTTGATTATGTTTTCACCGGGAAAATGATTTTTGGTATGAACCTGTTCCCGGACTTTTCAGCAGACTTTGAAGGTATCGAACGGCGGCTTGTGATTTTGAAGTTTGAACGGGTTTACAAGCGGACGGATCCCGATTATAACCCCGCCATTGACGATGATCTTTCTACTGATGAAGCTATGAGCGCACTTCTAAACCGGGCCATTTCTGGTTATAAGAGCCTGACCCAAAACAAAGGATTTATTGAAACCCGGAAAAGCAAACAGCAGATGGCCGCTTTTGTGTCGGAAAATGATTCCGTTGTTGCGTGGGTGGAAAGCCTTGATGATGTCGGCATTTTGGAGCGGGAGCCGATAAGCGGCCCGGAAGGGCTTTATAAAGCGTATGAAATCTATTGTAACGCCAGCGGAGAAAGGGCAAAGGATCAAAAGGATTTCACCCGGATTATTAAAACCCGCTATGGATATGAGAGCTATATCAAACGCATAGAGGGTAAACGGATGCCCATGTTTCGGAAAAAAATAACTGTCTGCCTGTCCTTCTGA
- a CDS encoding helix-turn-helix transcriptional regulator codes for MNKQLKMARIDAELTQKQLAERVGVTNKYLSQLECGVSRNPSKQVMERIAKELNKTVQELFFNE; via the coding sequence TTGAACAAGCAACTAAAAATGGCCCGTATAGATGCAGAGTTAACACAAAAGCAACTTGCGGAGCGAGTAGGCGTAACCAATAAATATCTTTCACAGTTGGAGTGTGGAGTTTCACGCAATCCTTCAAAACAGGTGATGGAGCGAATTGCAAAGGAATTGAACAAGACTGTGCAAGAACTGTTTTTCAATGAGTAA
- a CDS encoding helix-turn-helix domain-containing protein encodes MAVKDNLKRIRKEKRLTQRELADKSKVSFSMVSKLESGEQLNPSLETIQKLATVLEVEPYQLLTSIDFEKISPIAKRVDEEVARLLERPVEKVRTAIHELLLSDYGTETFEINHDAISPDELGRIEDEILNFIRFRFQQFKDKPSIYHHSD; translated from the coding sequence ATGGCAGTGAAAGACAATCTGAAGCGGATCAGAAAAGAAAAAAGGCTTACCCAACGGGAATTAGCTGACAAGTCAAAGGTTAGTTTCAGCATGGTTTCCAAGCTCGAGAGCGGAGAACAGTTAAACCCTTCTTTGGAAACCATACAAAAGCTGGCAACCGTGTTAGAGGTAGAACCTTATCAACTTCTAACCAGCATTGATTTTGAAAAAATATCCCCCATTGCTAAACGGGTTGATGAAGAAGTTGCACGGTTGCTTGAAAGGCCCGTAGAAAAGGTTCGTACTGCAATTCATGAACTGCTTCTAAGCGATTATGGAACTGAAACCTTTGAAATCAATCATGATGCTATAAGTCCTGACGAACTGGGTAGAATTGAAGATGAAATACTCAATTTCATTCGTTTTCGTTTCCAACAGTTCAAAGATAAGCCTTCTATTTATCATCATTCTGATTAA
- a CDS encoding site-specific integrase, protein MPVYKNEKAGSWFCKFYYTDWTGNRKQKKKEGFKTKKEAQEFEREFLSKAHASCDMSFGSLVELYMEDCKHRLKPTTYSNKQFLIDTKLLPFFRDMPINTITPATIRKWQNELLADPKGYSQTYLKTVNNQASAIFNFAVKYYRLENNPCRLAGSMGKKHADEMEIWTVEEFNRFIQAVSNKPPSVVIFNLLFWTGMRSGELLALTADDFDFEAHTVSISKNYARHQKEDLILPPKTPKSKRIITLPPFLSDMVQRYSTCIYVTDPSGRLFGQTKSYLLHEMIRGCKSSGVKRIRVHDLRHSHASFLIEKGFSPLLIADRLGHENIETTLQTYSHLYPNKHSEVSALIEEVHSALSNAQRV, encoded by the coding sequence ATGCCGGTTTATAAGAATGAAAAAGCCGGTTCATGGTTCTGCAAGTTCTACTATACCGATTGGACGGGGAACCGGAAGCAGAAGAAGAAGGAAGGCTTTAAGACAAAGAAGGAAGCCCAAGAATTTGAACGGGAATTCTTATCCAAGGCCCATGCTTCCTGTGATATGTCCTTTGGCTCTCTGGTGGAACTTTACATGGAAGATTGCAAGCACCGTCTGAAGCCCACCACCTATTCCAACAAGCAATTTCTGATTGACACCAAACTTCTTCCTTTCTTCCGGGATATGCCAATCAACACCATTACCCCGGCCACAATCAGAAAGTGGCAAAACGAACTTTTAGCTGATCCCAAGGGTTATTCCCAAACCTATCTAAAAACGGTAAATAATCAGGCCAGCGCAATTTTCAATTTTGCTGTGAAGTATTACCGGTTGGAAAACAACCCTTGCCGACTTGCCGGTAGCATGGGGAAAAAACACGCTGATGAAATGGAGATTTGGACGGTAGAAGAATTTAACCGATTTATTCAAGCCGTATCTAACAAGCCGCCTTCCGTTGTGATCTTTAATCTGCTATTTTGGACGGGAATGCGATCCGGTGAACTGTTGGCTTTAACTGCGGATGATTTTGATTTTGAAGCCCATACAGTGAGTATTTCCAAAAACTATGCCAGACACCAAAAGGAAGATTTGATCCTTCCACCCAAAACCCCAAAGAGCAAACGAATCATTACCTTGCCGCCGTTTCTGTCCGATATGGTACAGCGGTATTCCACTTGCATTTATGTTACTGATCCGTCCGGGCGGCTTTTTGGACAAACCAAAAGCTATCTACTCCATGAAATGATCAGGGGGTGTAAATCATCAGGCGTGAAGCGAATTCGAGTTCATGATCTGCGGCACTCCCACGCTTCCTTCCTGATCGAAAAAGGTTTTTCCCCATTGTTGATTGCTGACCGGCTGGGGCATGAGAACATAGAAACCACGCTTCAGACATATAGCCACCTTTACCCGAATAAGCATTCAGAAGTGAGCGCCTTGATTGAAGAAGTCCATTCCGCTCTCAGCAACGCCCAGCGGGTCTAA
- the guaA gene encoding glutamine-hydrolyzing GMP synthase, with protein sequence MRQDMIVILDLGSEENPRLAREIRALGVYSEIHPHDITLEELKALPNVKGIILNGGANRIVNGVEIDAAKEIYNYEVPVLLADHKGDAPWPDDGEMRREALSNFVFGLCGAQPNWNMENFIADQVELIRRQVGERKVLLALSGGVDSSVVAALLIKAIGKQLTCVHVNHGLLRKGEPEQVVRVFRDEMDANLIYVDAVDRFLDKLAGVADPETKRKVIGAEFIRVFEEEARKLSGIEFLAQGTIYPDIIESGTKTVKAVKSHHNVGGLPEDLGFALVEPLKMLFKDEVRACGKALGLPDSMVYRQPFPGPGLGVRCLGAITRDRLKAVRESDAILREEFAKNGLEGKVWQYFTAIPDIKSVGVRDNKRADEWCVILRAVNTVDAMTATVENVPFDLLQHITKRITKEVKGVNRVLFDLTPKPTGTIEWE encoded by the coding sequence ATGAGGCAGGACATGATCGTTATTTTGGACCTGGGCAGTGAGGAGAATCCGCGTCTGGCCCGCGAGATCCGCGCGCTGGGGGTCTACAGTGAGATCCATCCCCACGACATCACGCTGGAGGAGCTCAAGGCGCTTCCCAATGTAAAAGGCATCATCCTGAACGGCGGGGCCAACCGGATCGTGAACGGAGTGGAGATCGACGCGGCCAAGGAGATCTATAATTATGAGGTGCCGGTCCTTCTGGCCGACCACAAGGGGGACGCCCCCTGGCCGGACGACGGGGAGATGCGCAGAGAGGCGCTGTCTAATTTTGTCTTTGGACTCTGCGGCGCCCAGCCCAACTGGAATATGGAGAATTTTATCGCCGATCAGGTAGAGCTGATCCGCCGGCAAGTGGGGGAACGGAAGGTGCTGTTAGCGCTGTCCGGCGGAGTGGACTCGTCGGTGGTGGCGGCCCTGCTCATCAAGGCCATCGGCAAGCAGCTCACCTGCGTCCATGTGAACCATGGCCTTCTGCGCAAAGGGGAGCCGGAGCAGGTGGTGCGGGTGTTCCGGGACGAGATGGACGCCAACCTCATCTATGTGGACGCCGTGGACCGCTTTCTGGACAAGCTGGCGGGTGTGGCTGATCCGGAGACCAAGCGAAAGGTCATCGGCGCGGAGTTTATCCGGGTTTTTGAGGAAGAGGCACGCAAGCTCTCGGGCATCGAGTTCCTGGCCCAGGGGACCATTTATCCCGACATCATCGAGTCAGGTACCAAGACGGTCAAGGCGGTCAAATCCCACCACAACGTGGGGGGGCTGCCCGAGGACCTTGGCTTTGCGCTGGTAGAGCCGCTGAAGATGCTCTTCAAGGATGAGGTCCGCGCCTGCGGCAAGGCACTGGGGCTGCCTGATTCCATGGTCTACCGCCAGCCGTTCCCTGGCCCCGGACTGGGTGTCCGCTGCTTGGGCGCCATCACCCGTGACCGTCTGAAAGCCGTCCGGGAGTCCGACGCCATTCTTCGGGAGGAGTTTGCCAAGAACGGTCTGGAGGGCAAGGTGTGGCAGTACTTTACCGCCATCCCCGACATCAAGTCTGTGGGCGTCCGCGACAACAAGCGCGCCGACGAGTGGTGCGTTATCCTCCGTGCCGTCAACACCGTGGACGCCATGACCGCCACGGTGGAGAACGTCCCCTTTGACCTGCTCCAGCACATCACCAAGCGCATCACGAAGGAGGTTAAGGGCGTCAACCGGGTCTTGTTTGACCTGACACCCAAGCCCACCGGCACCATTGAGTGGGAATAA